A genome region from Engraulis encrasicolus isolate BLACKSEA-1 chromosome 6, IST_EnEncr_1.0, whole genome shotgun sequence includes the following:
- the mysm1 gene encoding histone H2A deubiquitinase MYSM1, which translates to MADEVDVVDIEGDDYDGNVCEFAEGDGGMLQDQYLQSAWKDTSSILPWTLDSSISAENREVIENMLLEEQYYLTGKAPPKSVWTSEKPKASAKKSPVKTSSAPARWSQEEKALFEKGLSQYGRRWTKIAKLLGSRTVLQVKSYARQYFKNKAKSDPQPAASTATTTTKLSEPQATPLQRPLPNHITLLANAVRIETLSDDEDEEVDITDDLSDEEGSPLDQPVVEEVAAQLEREEEQNKEDDEVQGEVSHSPQGPLSPLQTTQSSPSRPAEPSGSSGTLGEDCRTGDETRLNPSVSEDNRKTDLGPASLGTQEIQLEKQEGTEMLENPEEEGEEDDDDEEEEEVVLRAPEQEVTLDRMEITEEEKQAIPEFFEGRPAKTPERYLKIRNHILEQWDKCKPKYLNKTSVRPGLKNCGDVNCIGRVHTYLELIGAINFNCEQAIYNRPRPVDRSRLKEGKDTLEAYELAHRLQSMRTRKRRVRDVWGNWCNAKDLEGQTYEHLSAEELARRREEMKKHQPRPCKQARLKGSIDPFQLIPCRLFGEEKQEPFQVIVSAEALVVMDMHAHVSMAEVIGLLGGAYDEDMKVLKIRAAEPCNSLSTGMQCEMDPVSQTLASELLAAKGHSVVGWYHSHPAFDPNPSVRDIDTQAKYQSYFSRGGAPFIGMIVSPYNPTNPSPVSQTTCLVVSEEEGAAGPLKLPYRFELQHSSERPDWEDVTRRAEWIVQKYKQSHGSVPLDRIFRRDSQLTCLQKMLASMKANLESLPDIEASTFLVQTETLFVTQFSTRSEGKGGGEDYDEDDGDEGCSNFFLDEPVVQDHGYSLSSPQPVNGDDTPHAQEEFTDQVSSTGPETSSI; encoded by the exons ATGGCTGACGAAGTTGATGTTGTCgacattgagggggatgattacGATGGAAATGTTTG TGAGTTTGCAGAAGGGGATGGTGGGATGCTCCAAGATCAGTATTTGCAATCGGCGTGGAAGGACACCAGTAGTATATTG CCCTGGACACTGGACAGTTCCATCAGTGCTGAGAACAGGGAGGTCATTGAGAATATGCTTCTGGAGGAGCA GTACTACCTCACTGGTAAAGCACCACCGAAGAGCGTGTGGACCAGTGAAAAGCCGAAAGCAAGTGCAAAAAA GTCCCCTGTGAAGACCTCTAGTGCACCTGCTCGCTGGAGCCAGGAGGAGAAGGCTCTCTTTGAGAAGGGACTG TCCCAGTATGGTCGGAGGTGGACTAAAATAGCCAAGCTTCTTGGCAGCCGCACCGTTCTGCAGGTGAAGAGCTATGCCAGGCAGTATTTCAAGAACAAG GCTAAGTCTGACCCTCAGCCTGCGGCCTCCAccgccaccactaccaccaagCTCTCTGAGCCTCAGGCCACACCCCTTCAGCGACCCCTGCCCAATCACATCACATTGCTGGCCAACGCAGTACGCATCGAGACGCTCTCTgacgatgaagatgaagaagttGACATCACTGATGACCTCAGCGATGAAGAAGGCTCGCCGTTGGACCAACCGGTGGTGGAGGAAGTCGCTGCCCAGTTAGAGCGAGAGGAGGAGCAGAATAAGGAggatgatgaggtccagggagaGGTCAGCCACAGTCCACAGGGCCCTCTGTCTCCACTCCAGACCACCCAGTCTTCTCCATCCAGGCCTGCAGAGCCCAGTGGTAGTAGTGGGACATTGGGGGAGGACTGTAGGACGGGTGATGAGACCCGGCTTAATCCAAGTGTCTCTGAAGATAACCGTAAAACTGACTTGGGACCAGCCAGTCTTGGGACACAGGAGATCCAGCTGGAAAAACAAG AAGGTACAGAGATGTTGGAGAATcccgaggaggagggagaagaggatgatgatgatgaggaggaggaagaggtagtgCTCAGGGCTCCCGAACAGGAAGTCACTCTGGACAGGATGGAAATTACAGAGGAAGAGAAGCAGGCTATCCCAGAGTTCTTTGAGGGACGCCCCGCGAAGACCCCAGAGAGATACCTCAAGATTCGCAACCATATCTTGGAGCAGTg GGACAAATGTAAACCCAAGTATCTGAACAAGACGTCAGTGCGGCCCGGACTGAAGAACTGTGGGGATGTGAACTGCATCGGGAGAGTGCACACCTACTTAGAGCTCATCGGCGCCATCAACTTCAACTGTG AGCAGGCCATTTACAACAGGCCGCGGCCGGTCGATCGCTCACGGCTGAAGGAGGGCAAGGACACCCTGGAGGCCTACGAGCTGGCACATCGCCTGCAGTCCATG CGGACGAGGAAACGCAGAGTGCGGGACGTGTGGGGAAACTGGTGCAACGCCAAAGATCTCGAAGGACAGACGTATGAG CACTTAAGTGCTGAAGAACTTGCTCgaagaagggaggagatgaaGAAGCATCAGCCAAGACCCTGCAAACAGGCCAGGCTCAAAGG GTCAATTGACCCTTTCCAGCTCATTCCATGCAGGTTGTTTGGAGAAGAAAAGCAG GAGCCATTCCAAGTGATCGTGAGCGCTGAAGCCCTGGTTGTCATGGATATG CATGCCCATGTGTCCATGGCGGAGGTGATTGGCCTACTTGGTGGGGCATATGATGAGGACATGAAAGTTTTGAAG ATCCGGGCTGCTGAGCCCTGCAACAGCCTGAGCACGGGCATGCAGTGCGAGATGGATCCCGTGTCCCAGACGCTGGCCTCCGAGCTGCTGGCAGCCAAGGGCCACAGTGTGGTGGGCTGGTACCACTCTCACCCGGCCTTCGACCCAAACCCCTCCGTACGCGACATCGACACACAGGCCAAATACCAG AGCTACTTCTCCCGTGGCGGAGCTCCGTTCATTGGGATGATTGTGAGTCCCTATAACCCTACCAACCCCTCCCCCGTCTCCCAGACCACCTGCCTGGTGGTGAGCGAAGAGGAAGGAGCAGCCGGCCCACTCA agCTGCCATACCGGTTTGAGCTACAGCACTCGTCCGAGCGGCCTGACTGGGAGGATGTGacgaggagagcagagtggatcGTGCAGAAGTACAAGCAGAGCCACGG GAGTGTGCCTTTGGACAGGATCTTTCGTAGGGATTCCCAGCTGACATGCCTACAAAAG ATGCTGGCGTCAATGAAGGCCAATCTTGAATCTCTACCGGACATCGAAGCCAGCACGTTCTTGGTGCAGACCGAGACTCTCTTTGTAACTCAGTTCAGCACACGGAGCGAGGGCAAGGGTGGTGGTGAGGattatgatgaggatgatggtgacGAAGGCTGCTCCAATTTCTTCCTGGATGAGCCTGTCGTGCAAGATCATGGCTACAGCCTCTCGTCTCCTCAACCAGTCAATGGTGATGACACGCCTCATGCTCAGGAGGAATTCACGGACCAAGTATCGAGCACAGGACCAGAGACTAGCAGTATTTGA